In the bacterium SCSIO 12741 genome, AAAACTTCCCTGGATCAGCAATTGGAATTTTCTCCGAAACCCGAGGGAAGCTATCATTTTACCTCCCGGGTATTTCGGCTGGATTTGGGAAATGGCTTAACCCACTATTTAAACCAATCCATTCATCACCTGGAAGACTCCACCCCAAAAGACGAATCCTGGTGGTTGGACTTCTACCTAAACTTAGCCGAACATATGGTGAGTGACCAAATGGAGGTAGAATCCAGTTTGCAACGGGTAGTTTCCGTGAAAAAGCAAACCCGGGAAGAATTATACCGACGAATTCTCAAGGCCAGAGACTACATTCACGATCACAAATTTGGAAGTATTGACCTGGATACCCTCGCTCAAAACAGCAGCTTGTCCAAGTTCCATTTTCTGAGGACATTTAAAGCCATTTTCGGGAAATCGCCTTACCAATATCTGCTTCAGCTTAAGATAAAAGAAGCACAAGTTCTTCTGGATCAGGGAGTCTCGTATCAGGAGGCTGCTTTAGCTGTTGGATATTCCGATGGGAAGAACTTACGTAAGGTTTTGGTAAGTAAGAAGTGCATTTGAGAAGATTTTGTGGAATCGAATTATCCGATTGGTTAATTTAGAGTCAAACTAAACTAAACTGTATTCTTCTTGTTGAAAACACCGATCTCTATTAAGAGGTTGCTCTGTTTGTCAAATCTCGTCCAGTGTCTTGGCAGGAGATAACAACATGTTGTTATACATATTTCGCGTGCATTAAATGCCTGGAAAATGATTCACGAGATCTACCTCAACTACCTTGAGCGGTATCCCGAATGGAAGGGGAGCGCCTTCAAGCGTGGTTTGCTAAACGATATTGAATTCCTTCTTCGCTACAACCGAAAGGGAGGAGATGACTTCTATTCTTTTTTGATTTGGCAGCTCGAGTTGCTGCGTACCCTGGAAATTGAAGAGGAGGCCTTTTTTCGGTTGCTTCAGCTCTGTCAGGAAATGGGAGCGATAAACCTGGATGAGAACTTTGGGCCACGTCTTTCGGCATTATCCCATTTAATCGTCAATGGGGCAGAAAAGGATGTTGAGCGAGTGGCCCAGGCTTTTGACTTCCATGTTCGATTGTTTAGCGATATTGACCCAGCGGCTCATGTGGATCATACCGCCAAAATTAAATCGGACTTAGATTTTATCCTTCATTTTCTGCACCGGTCCAGAGCCCAAAAAGAGGATTCCCTATTTGAACTGTTTTTGAATTGGCACCGTCATTTGTTGGAGGCTATTGGCGTCAAGAAAATAGCTTTGGTGCGCATGCTTGTGAGTCTTCAGGTTTTTATGCCCACAGAAGACAAGGAGGTACTCAGAAGAGCCACACGAGCGCTGGTTAAAAATCAGTTCGTCGAGTGGAATACGGCCTCCTCCAAAGCCGAACAAATTGCCCAGATTCACATTCGGTTGTTTGATGGGTTGGACAAGCACGCGGCCCTCAAGTACAAGGAGCACATGGTAAACGATGCCGAAAAGCATTTGGCATTTTTGGATCAGGCATTTCAGGCCCAGAGTGAAATTCTGTTTATCGAATACACCAATTGGCTCAAGTCTACTTTGGGCAGTTTGGGAATAGAGGCACTAACCATTATTCGTTTTATGGCTACCCTGCGAATGGTCCTGAATCCCGACAATCCGAGTATGACGGCTATGTTGGATGCGGGCATTCAAAATCTGGTTGCAGCCCAACAGAAAAATCAGAAAGAATCATCATCCATGCTTATCCCAGAGGCTGAGAAATATTTGGAAATTCTCCTGGAAGGTGATCGAACCAAAGCCAGTAACTATATCCTGGATTTGGTGCACAAGGGCATGCCTGTGCGGGACGTATACATCGATATTTTTCAATCAGCGCAATACGAAATCGGTCGGTTATGGGAACAGAATGAGCTGTCCGTAGCCCAGGAGCATTATTGCACGGCAACTACTCAAATGATTATGTCGCTGTTGTTTCCCCAAATCATGTCAGCCTCTTCCAATGGCAATAATGTGGTGGCCACCTGTGTAGGAAGTGAGTTGCATGAAATGGGAATTCGAATGGTGGCCGATTTTCTCGAAATGGAAGGGTGGAATACCTATTACATTGGGGCCAACGTTCCGCATGAGGCCATCCTTGAATCGATAAGTAGAAACAAGGCACATATCCTGGCCCTTTCAGTTACCCTTACACCGCATATCAAAAATGCCGTTCAGCTCATCGAAGCCGTTCGGTATAAGTTTCCGACCCTGAAAATTTTGGTGGGAGGTTATCCTTTTACCAAAGATCCCGAATTGTGGTCGCGGATTGGTGCAGATGCCACAGTAGGGTCCGTACTGGAGGTCCACAAACAAGCTTCACGATTACTGGAATCATGAAAAGAAACAACGGTCATTACCTGGTCTTGTTGATTGATGAAAATGGATGCATTTTGAATGTGCACCGAAACGATTTTGAGCAGGGAGTGTATCACAAAACCGTATTAGAAATGGCGGATTCTTACAGCATGAAAAAGATGCTGTCTTTTCTCACGACCCTCAAAAATGAGGGACAGGTGGAAGGTTGGGAAATCAATATGCAGTTTGAATCTCGTCTGGCCTCTTTGTTTTTTTCGGGGGAACTCATCGACAAGGGTATATTCTGGTGGCTGCCCAAAGTCGCTGGCAGTCAAAAAATGGGCTTAGCTCTTGGTTGAATTTAGACCCGAGTATAGGATTGATGTCCCATCAAAATGGTGAAGAAAATGGAAGACTATCCGAGGTTTACCCCGTTGCTCAGGAATCCTTTGATCGCTTAACGCTACTTAATAATGAAATGGCCAATATGCAGCGTCAATTGGCTAAAAAGAACATTAAGCTTGAGGAATT is a window encoding:
- a CDS encoding helix-turn-helix transcriptional regulator, with protein sequence MSLIGSIQNLQQGPVLGFGEGRFVRSNLNRFEKSDAASPLSLKIVRNGAEKYQVGSQAYKVQSGQVLLVNRGEALETQVHSRENTSGVCIYPPMDLIEEVYFHRKTSLDQQLEFSPKPEGSYHFTSRVFRLDLGNGLTHYLNQSIHHLEDSTPKDESWWLDFYLNLAEHMVSDQMEVESSLQRVVSVKKQTREELYRRILKARDYIHDHKFGSIDLDTLAQNSSLSKFHFLRTFKAIFGKSPYQYLLQLKIKEAQVLLDQGVSYQEAALAVGYSDGKNLRKVLVSKKCI
- a CDS encoding cobalamin-dependent protein (Presence of a B(12) (cobalamin)-binding domain implies dependence on cobalamin itself, in one of its several forms, or in some unusual lineages, dependence on a cobalamin-like analog.) — translated: MIHEIYLNYLERYPEWKGSAFKRGLLNDIEFLLRYNRKGGDDFYSFLIWQLELLRTLEIEEEAFFRLLQLCQEMGAINLDENFGPRLSALSHLIVNGAEKDVERVAQAFDFHVRLFSDIDPAAHVDHTAKIKSDLDFILHFLHRSRAQKEDSLFELFLNWHRHLLEAIGVKKIALVRMLVSLQVFMPTEDKEVLRRATRALVKNQFVEWNTASSKAEQIAQIHIRLFDGLDKHAALKYKEHMVNDAEKHLAFLDQAFQAQSEILFIEYTNWLKSTLGSLGIEALTIIRFMATLRMVLNPDNPSMTAMLDAGIQNLVAAQQKNQKESSSMLIPEAEKYLEILLEGDRTKASNYILDLVHKGMPVRDVYIDIFQSAQYEIGRLWEQNELSVAQEHYCTATTQMIMSLLFPQIMSASSNGNNVVATCVGSELHEMGIRMVADFLEMEGWNTYYIGANVPHEAILESISRNKAHILALSVTLTPHIKNAVQLIEAVRYKFPTLKILVGGYPFTKDPELWSRIGADATVGSVLEVHKQASRLLES